From a single Hymenobacter sp. YIM 151500-1 genomic region:
- a CDS encoding EamA family transporter gives MHWLLLALLTALCLALYNFFIKLAADHISAAAGAVILQLVAAALGAGWLLWLRLKGQPAEFSSRGVGLAVLAGVGVGLAEILTFVVFGRGVPSSVGTPVIVGGSVLLTAVLGLLLLRETLAWPQALGLVCIVVGIALLARGH, from the coding sequence ATGCACTGGCTTCTGCTGGCCCTGCTCACGGCCCTGTGTCTGGCCCTGTACAACTTCTTTATCAAGCTGGCGGCCGACCACATTTCGGCGGCGGCTGGGGCCGTGATTCTGCAGCTGGTAGCCGCGGCCCTGGGGGCCGGGTGGCTGCTGTGGCTTCGCCTGAAGGGTCAGCCCGCGGAGTTCAGCAGCCGGGGCGTAGGCCTGGCCGTGCTGGCCGGGGTGGGCGTGGGGCTGGCCGAAATCCTGACATTTGTGGTATTCGGGCGGGGCGTGCCGTCGTCGGTGGGCACGCCGGTGATTGTGGGCGGCTCGGTGCTGCTCACGGCCGTGCTCGGCTTGCTGCTCTTGCGCGAAACGTTGGCCTGGCCGCAGGCGCTGGGCCTGGTGTGCATCGTAGTGGGCATTGCCCTGCTGGCCCGCGGGCACTAA
- a CDS encoding HdeD family acid-resistance protein has product MFLSALHAHWWVLALRGLLAAIAGLLLLLFPGLSLLLLITLVAGYCLFDGVLSLWAAARSSREEPRWWTLLLEGVVSLVAGIAALMVPGVTALVLLYIVATWALVTGILEIVTAIRLRRQLTGEWTLILGGILSVVAGLYLFFRPEAGVVALGWVLGAYAFGFGILLGILAWRLRRHKDQLSTT; this is encoded by the coding sequence ATGTTCCTTTCTGCTTTACATGCCCACTGGTGGGTGCTGGCCCTGCGGGGTCTTCTGGCGGCTATTGCCGGCCTGTTGCTGCTGTTGTTTCCGGGCTTGTCGCTGCTGCTGCTGATTACGCTGGTGGCTGGCTATTGCCTGTTTGATGGAGTGCTGTCGTTGTGGGCGGCGGCGCGGAGCAGCCGGGAGGAGCCCCGGTGGTGGACGCTGCTGCTGGAAGGCGTGGTGAGCCTGGTGGCGGGCATTGCCGCCCTGATGGTGCCCGGCGTAACGGCGCTGGTGCTGCTCTACATTGTGGCTACCTGGGCGCTGGTTACCGGTATCCTGGAAATTGTGACGGCCATCCGGCTCCGGCGCCAGCTCACCGGCGAGTGGACCCTGATTTTGGGCGGAATACTGAGCGTGGTGGCCGGACTCTACCTGTTTTTCCGGCCCGAGGCGGGCGTGGTAGCGCTGGGCTGGGTGCTGGGCGCCTACGCTTTCGGGTTTGGCATCCTGCTGGGCATTCTGGCCTGGCGCCTGCGTCGGCACAAGGACCAGCTAAGCACCACGTAG
- the cas2 gene encoding CRISPR-associated endonuclease Cas2 — translation MYVLLVYDIKEKRVGKMLKLCRRYLNWIQNSVFEGEITEVKLKELLAKAADFLDTDEDSVLVFKSRSQEWLQKQVLGKERNQLDTFL, via the coding sequence ATGTACGTATTATTGGTATATGACATCAAGGAAAAGCGCGTGGGCAAAATGCTCAAGCTCTGCCGCCGCTATCTGAACTGGATTCAGAACTCGGTGTTTGAAGGCGAAATCACGGAGGTCAAGTTGAAGGAACTGCTGGCCAAAGCCGCCGACTTCCTGGACACAGACGAGGACAGCGTACTTGTTTTTAAAAGCCGCAGCCAGGAATGGCTACAGAAACAGGTCCTGGGCAAGGAGCGGAACCAGTTGGATACGTTTCTATAA
- the cas1b gene encoding type I-B CRISPR-associated endonuclease Cas1b, with protein MRKTYYLFNPGRLARKDNTLQYTAYDEDGLPGQVKYLPVEDVADLYVFGSLDANSSLYNFLGKQGISVHFFDYYEHYTGSFMAKEYLLAGKLQVQQTQHYISKPKRMALARKFVEGSAFNLLKNLRYYQGRGRDVAVYIDQIEGYVAALPHAAAVPELMGLEGNIRQTYYAGFDRLVPGDYSFGTRTTQPPQNELNALMSFGNMLCYAACLSQIYHTQLNPTISFLHEPGTRRFSLALDLAEVFKPLLVDRLIFRVLNKKEIQPKDFVQDLGRCVLKEPARKTVVRVFEERLKETIQHRSLKRSVSYQHLIKLECYKLTKHLMQLEEYKPFKAWW; from the coding sequence ATGCGAAAAACCTACTACCTGTTTAACCCCGGCCGGCTGGCCCGCAAAGACAACACCCTACAATACACGGCCTACGACGAGGACGGTCTGCCGGGCCAGGTAAAGTACCTGCCCGTAGAGGACGTGGCCGACCTATATGTGTTCGGCTCGCTGGATGCCAACTCCAGCTTGTACAACTTTCTGGGTAAGCAGGGTATCTCAGTGCACTTCTTCGATTACTACGAGCACTACACCGGCTCGTTTATGGCCAAGGAGTATCTGCTGGCCGGCAAGCTACAGGTGCAGCAGACCCAGCACTATATCTCCAAGCCCAAGCGGATGGCGCTGGCCCGTAAGTTTGTGGAGGGTTCGGCCTTCAACTTGCTCAAAAACCTGCGCTACTACCAGGGCCGGGGCCGCGACGTGGCCGTGTACATCGACCAGATTGAGGGCTACGTGGCCGCCCTTCCCCACGCCGCGGCCGTGCCCGAGCTGATGGGGCTGGAAGGCAACATCCGCCAAACCTACTACGCCGGCTTCGATAGGCTGGTGCCGGGTGACTACAGTTTCGGCACGCGCACCACCCAGCCGCCGCAGAACGAGCTGAACGCACTGATGTCGTTCGGCAACATGCTTTGCTACGCAGCCTGCTTGTCGCAGATTTACCACACCCAGCTCAACCCTACCATCAGCTTCCTGCACGAGCCGGGCACTCGCCGCTTCTCCCTGGCTCTGGATTTGGCCGAGGTCTTCAAGCCCCTGCTGGTGGACCGGCTCATCTTTCGGGTGCTCAATAAAAAAGAAATTCAGCCCAAGGACTTCGTGCAGGACCTGGGCCGGTGCGTGCTCAAAGAGCCCGCCCGCAAAACGGTAGTGCGCGTGTTTGAGGAACGACTGAAGGAAACGATTCAGCACCGCAGCCTCAAGCGCAGCGTCAGCTATCAGCACCTAATCAAGCTGGAATGCTACAAGCTCACCAAGCACCTGATGCAGCTGGAAGAGTATAAACCCTTTAAAGCCTGGTGGTAA
- the cas4 gene encoding CRISPR-associated protein Cas4: MRIITATHVKYYHVCHRKLWLFDRDLWMEHTSEAVQGGELLHQTAYPQRAERYREISLGGSKIDFYDPHRRVVHEIKSSQKLEESHVAQLKYYLWLLEEAGVEGPTAILEYPKQRQTLHVSLTADDRTAIQQWLTGIRQLQAEEAPCPPTINKPFCRQCSYYDFCYVGE, encoded by the coding sequence ATGCGCATCATCACCGCTACCCACGTCAAGTACTACCACGTCTGCCACCGCAAGCTGTGGCTGTTTGACCGGGACCTGTGGATGGAGCATACTTCCGAGGCCGTGCAGGGTGGCGAGCTGCTGCACCAGACGGCCTACCCCCAGCGGGCCGAGCGGTACCGGGAAATCAGCCTCGGCGGCAGCAAGATTGATTTCTACGACCCACACCGTCGCGTGGTGCACGAAATCAAGTCGTCGCAGAAGCTGGAAGAGTCGCACGTGGCCCAGCTCAAATACTACCTCTGGCTACTGGAAGAAGCCGGTGTGGAAGGCCCCACGGCCATTCTGGAGTACCCCAAGCAACGCCAGACCCTGCACGTCTCGCTCACCGCCGACGACCGCACGGCCATTCAGCAGTGGCTAACCGGCATCCGGCAGCTACAAGCCGAAGAAGCTCCCTGTCCGCCCACTATCAATAAGCCCTTCTGCCGCCAGTGCAGCTACTACGACTTCTGCTACGTGGGCGAGTGA
- the cas3 gene encoding CRISPR-associated helicase Cas3' yields the protein MPQPGKLLAKSARDGEEALSLPQHIMDVLLVRQLLRAQFPKAAAVAGPWFWDDLWWALLLHDVGKAHPEFQKLLADKPNQWEHQRHELFSLPLVAALVPDEQSRRRVLWAVAGHHRDFQRLYAFLAERYRELNPMLQHLRAQRTFAADFEHVPLADIRGVLGIWNVAVPKTVAPIDPKTIVQLPAEGYHVAQPDGLALTLLAGAFQHCDHLGSARVHQITALNTARFKPFDDKLKGWTLHQHQQDAARTHGHALLTAPTGAGKTETALLWLRRQVQPGELSVTRLFYVLPNRASINAMHRRLEQELNGDVTAVLHGKMTDYLYRTATALEDGPVKRGRRARQLRDQFRTLARPAKTMTPFQAIKHLYGLKGFEKGWFEWVGACFVFDEIHAYEPKLFAEIIFLIRLLTTRLQARVLVMTATLPDHLRAELAQALGEHTALQAAPSLYPAFNRHRVQVLPGCLTENLDLIKQRLQSPNSAGKPTRVLVVANTVAEAQAAFQALRSLVPDRAPSNPAAVLLHGRFTTRDRTDKETALEDSENIQLLVGTQAIEVSLDIDFDAIFTEPAPLDALIQRFGRVNRRRQKGLADCFVFAEANDTDKFIYPNREAVARTLEKLREAEAVGGTLAESALSGYLAHVYPGWQPKEKATYDHHLALLDNHLKSLQPFSADPNREEDFYKQFDGVPVVPQCLEANYLRLMAKANFIEAEAVAVSIRGGRFAGEKSKGFIEQRTAVVASSGAAEENPGLTTVPFYIINRPYSSDLGLQFQVEEFRDDFEGQSAYDASDAVLD from the coding sequence ATGCCGCAGCCGGGTAAGCTGCTGGCCAAATCGGCCCGCGACGGGGAGGAGGCCCTGTCGCTGCCGCAGCACATCATGGACGTGCTGCTGGTGCGGCAGCTGCTGCGCGCACAGTTTCCGAAAGCCGCCGCGGTGGCCGGGCCGTGGTTTTGGGACGACCTGTGGTGGGCCCTACTGCTGCACGACGTAGGCAAGGCCCACCCAGAGTTTCAGAAGCTACTGGCCGATAAGCCGAACCAGTGGGAGCACCAGCGGCACGAGCTGTTCTCGCTGCCGCTGGTGGCCGCGCTGGTGCCCGACGAGCAAAGCCGGCGGCGCGTGCTGTGGGCCGTAGCCGGCCACCACCGCGACTTTCAACGGCTATACGCCTTTCTGGCCGAGCGGTACCGGGAGCTGAACCCGATGTTGCAGCACCTTCGCGCGCAGCGCACCTTCGCTGCCGATTTTGAGCACGTGCCCCTGGCTGATATTCGTGGGGTGCTAGGTATTTGGAACGTGGCCGTGCCGAAAACCGTGGCTCCGATCGACCCCAAAACCATCGTGCAGCTTCCCGCCGAAGGCTACCACGTGGCCCAGCCCGACGGCCTGGCGCTGACGCTGCTCGCCGGTGCCTTCCAACACTGCGACCACCTTGGCTCGGCGCGGGTGCATCAAATCACTGCCCTGAACACGGCCCGGTTCAAGCCGTTTGACGACAAGCTGAAAGGTTGGACGCTGCATCAACACCAGCAGGACGCTGCCCGCACCCACGGCCACGCCCTGTTGACGGCCCCTACCGGCGCGGGCAAAACCGAAACCGCCCTGCTGTGGTTGCGACGCCAGGTGCAGCCCGGCGAACTAAGTGTTACGCGCCTGTTCTACGTGCTGCCCAACCGCGCCTCCATCAACGCCATGCACCGGCGCTTGGAACAAGAGTTGAACGGCGACGTGACGGCCGTGCTGCACGGCAAAATGACCGATTACCTGTACCGAACCGCCACCGCACTGGAAGACGGCCCCGTGAAGCGCGGGCGTAGGGCCCGGCAGCTGCGCGACCAGTTCCGCACATTGGCCCGCCCCGCCAAGACGATGACGCCCTTTCAGGCCATCAAGCACCTGTACGGCCTCAAAGGTTTTGAAAAAGGCTGGTTCGAGTGGGTCGGCGCTTGTTTCGTGTTCGATGAAATTCACGCCTACGAGCCCAAGCTGTTCGCCGAAATCATTTTTCTGATTCGGTTGCTGACCACGCGGCTGCAAGCGCGGGTGCTGGTGATGACGGCCACCCTGCCCGACCACCTGCGCGCTGAGCTGGCCCAGGCCCTGGGTGAGCATACCGCGTTGCAGGCCGCGCCCAGCTTGTACCCGGCCTTTAACCGTCACCGCGTGCAAGTGCTGCCCGGCTGCCTAACCGAAAACCTTGACCTTATCAAACAGCGGCTGCAAAGCCCGAACTCAGCCGGCAAGCCCACGCGGGTGCTGGTGGTGGCCAACACCGTGGCCGAAGCGCAGGCAGCGTTTCAGGCGTTGCGCAGCCTCGTACCCGACCGCGCCCCTAGCAACCCGGCGGCCGTGCTGCTGCACGGCCGCTTCACCACCCGCGACCGGACGGACAAGGAAACGGCCCTGGAAGATTCGGAAAACATTCAGCTGCTGGTGGGCACGCAAGCCATTGAAGTCAGCCTGGACATTGATTTTGACGCCATCTTCACCGAGCCGGCCCCGCTCGATGCCCTCATCCAACGCTTCGGCCGCGTGAACCGCCGCCGCCAGAAGGGCCTGGCCGACTGCTTTGTTTTCGCGGAAGCCAACGACACCGACAAATTCATTTACCCGAACCGGGAGGCCGTGGCGCGCACCCTGGAAAAGTTGCGCGAAGCCGAAGCTGTGGGCGGTACGCTGGCAGAAAGCGCCCTGTCCGGCTACCTGGCGCACGTATACCCCGGCTGGCAGCCCAAAGAAAAGGCCACCTACGACCACCACCTCGCTTTGCTCGACAATCATCTGAAAAGCCTGCAACCCTTCTCTGCCGACCCCAACCGGGAGGAAGACTTTTACAAGCAGTTCGACGGCGTACCGGTAGTGCCACAGTGCCTGGAAGCAAACTACCTGCGGCTGATGGCAAAGGCCAACTTCATTGAGGCCGAAGCAGTGGCGGTGAGCATCCGCGGCGGACGGTTTGCCGGCGAAAAAAGCAAAGGGTTTATCGAGCAGCGGACAGCCGTTGTTGCTTCATCAGGTGCCGCTGAGGAAAACCCTGGTCTGACCACTGTTCCGTTTTACATCATCAACCGACCTTATAGCTCGGACTTGGGCCTGCAATTTCAGGTCGAAGAGTTTCGGGACGATTTTGAGGGCCAGAGCGCTTATGATGCTTCTGACGCTGTTCTGGATTAA
- the cas5b gene encoding type I-B CRISPR-associated protein Cas5b gives MDALAPAPRPAYRVRLSSWTCSFRYPNLISGFQPTLHVPPLSTVLGLLNAAAGRYLPHQQLELGYVFDFAGLAVDVETIWMVAGAKRKNAQKEDVVVASNNVKSNPVRREFLFEGHLTLYLFDEALAAAFRQPAYQLLLGRSGDLATVDDIRQVTLHPVAGPARLRGQVVPLHPYYLPGQVQALPQYFTNTLPRQNLGTQAYSVLSPREAAVEAAVPAWYDADARDEAAAQRRQQVGSRPEAPDIFLHQLQLAAYAAAG, from the coding sequence ATGGATGCCCTAGCCCCCGCCCCGCGCCCGGCGTACCGCGTCCGGCTGAGTAGCTGGACGTGCAGCTTCCGCTACCCCAACCTCATCAGCGGCTTTCAGCCCACGCTGCACGTGCCCCCGTTGAGCACGGTGCTGGGCCTGCTCAACGCCGCCGCCGGCCGCTACCTGCCCCACCAGCAGTTGGAGCTGGGTTACGTGTTCGACTTTGCCGGGCTGGCCGTGGACGTGGAAACCATCTGGATGGTAGCCGGGGCCAAGCGCAAAAACGCCCAAAAGGAAGACGTAGTGGTGGCCTCCAACAACGTCAAGTCCAACCCCGTGCGGCGGGAGTTCTTGTTTGAAGGCCACCTTACGCTGTATTTGTTTGACGAGGCGCTGGCCGCGGCGTTCCGGCAACCGGCATACCAGCTGCTGCTGGGCCGCTCCGGCGACCTGGCCACCGTGGACGACATCCGGCAAGTGACGCTGCACCCGGTGGCGGGCCCGGCTCGGCTGCGCGGGCAGGTGGTGCCCCTGCATCCCTACTACCTGCCCGGCCAGGTGCAGGCCCTGCCGCAGTATTTCACCAACACGCTGCCGCGCCAGAACTTGGGCACCCAGGCGTACTCCGTACTCAGCCCCCGCGAAGCCGCGGTGGAAGCCGCAGTACCCGCCTGGTACGACGCCGACGCCCGCGACGAGGCTGCAGCACAGCGCCGCCAGCAGGTGGGCAGCCGCCCCGAAGCGCCCGACATCTTTTTGCACCAGTTACAGCTTGCCGCCTATGCCGCAGCCGGGTAA
- the cas7i gene encoding type I-B CRISPR-associated protein Cas7/Cst2/DevR, protein MKNLKTQGFVLLDTDVAALNNSGKDTQSNYDNAVATKKIMKGRNTHVYVSGQAWRYWWRQTLQKDCDWNMSPVERTRDVAFTEANPLQYADDDVFGYMRATKDDDVDPATGQTKLDKKGNPVKVDATVTRVSPLKNSALISVGSVQTAHSWSVMSRMDGNPVPYVKEEYGTVLKGMFSIDLQQVGTFATYNRTGFKNLTASLQQKALQNGGELVPDETMRNPKGEAQQLVRLPRPTRLQRVQDALRALKTITGGAMQTNNYTDVTPKFIVLATLQSGNHPFGHIVRSGGLFGTETVFDKEALSEALRDYADQLQGTVFVGRRRGFMEEEFADLAAWAQDFPQVRLGSVVEAIEGYCQELEQWMP, encoded by the coding sequence ATGAAAAACCTCAAAACGCAGGGCTTCGTGCTGCTCGATACTGACGTGGCCGCGCTCAACAACTCCGGTAAGGATACACAGAGCAACTACGACAACGCCGTGGCCACCAAGAAGATTATGAAGGGCCGCAACACCCACGTGTACGTGTCGGGCCAGGCGTGGCGCTACTGGTGGCGGCAAACGCTGCAAAAGGACTGCGACTGGAATATGTCGCCGGTGGAACGCACCAGAGACGTAGCCTTTACCGAAGCCAACCCGCTGCAATACGCCGACGACGACGTGTTTGGCTACATGCGCGCCACTAAAGATGATGACGTGGACCCCGCCACTGGGCAAACCAAGTTGGATAAGAAAGGCAATCCAGTTAAGGTGGATGCCACCGTTACGCGGGTGTCGCCGCTCAAAAACTCGGCCCTGATTTCGGTGGGCTCAGTGCAAACGGCGCACTCCTGGTCGGTGATGTCGCGTATGGATGGCAACCCCGTGCCTTACGTGAAGGAGGAGTACGGTACTGTACTGAAGGGTATGTTTTCTATTGATTTGCAGCAGGTGGGCACATTTGCCACCTACAACCGCACTGGCTTCAAGAACCTCACGGCCAGCTTGCAGCAGAAAGCCCTGCAAAACGGCGGCGAGCTGGTGCCCGACGAAACCATGCGCAACCCCAAAGGCGAGGCGCAGCAGCTCGTGCGCCTGCCTCGCCCCACGCGCTTGCAACGGGTGCAGGACGCGCTGCGGGCTCTAAAAACCATTACGGGCGGGGCCATGCAAACTAACAATTACACCGACGTAACGCCCAAGTTCATTGTGCTGGCCACGTTGCAAAGCGGCAACCACCCTTTCGGCCACATCGTGCGCAGCGGCGGGCTGTTCGGCACCGAAACCGTGTTCGACAAAGAGGCTCTTAGCGAAGCCCTGCGCGACTACGCCGACCAGCTACAGGGCACCGTGTTCGTTGGGCGGCGGCGCGGCTTTATGGAAGAAGAGTTTGCTGATCTCGCCGCGTGGGCCCAAGACTTTCCGCAAGTGCGGCTGGGCTCGGTGGTAGAGGCCATCGAAGGGTACTGCCAGGAGCTAGAGCAATGGATGCCCTAG
- the cas8a1 gene encoding type I-B CRISPR-associated protein Cas8b1/Cst1: MEVQNTTVPAILTQSGDPFADVGAAVLRKLLAQNPEWTLKQVLHFATDVYVQSWQGKLHAFFLNSGITNPSNKGKETERTLEYYEPLLEDAAAAGTGWCRVSGRNEVLLPAGRENQILAGSGTFLNFNHGLEQGLRVGRSTLLHLYFAPLGCIEVGGNPALVHSSQPDVTALLAAKNLKENLRPTNAELKPGLAKSTRSNAANTLFRFVDDILLEVEKASLQLPAGPAPALTLYNFTNFGAKPDVTLHHLSAWVFDFYRQVMSVFKEPWTWFVRAHYRHSKFRSARARPDSTALLVPGKPNEAPAVVEPAVYQAWPNSVYLRLIQGQSLLPLMRAWARHQPFPFELTAFYCQYLLAMDRKTLDLIAHVARYVATETDDSAIKRTLTRLSTARTGSEVRLLLVGLQRRNYETNQQTTEPLLRLEDYVRYLFPDGTSWREIRDLLLISLYEQLHLSNRHVELEEGLEEVGAGSDEHEQDTDQE; this comes from the coding sequence ATGGAAGTACAGAATACAACTGTTCCCGCAATTCTCACCCAATCCGGCGACCCATTTGCCGACGTGGGTGCGGCGGTGTTGCGCAAGCTACTGGCGCAAAACCCGGAGTGGACGCTCAAACAGGTGCTGCACTTCGCTACCGATGTGTACGTGCAAAGCTGGCAGGGCAAGCTGCACGCCTTCTTCCTGAACTCGGGCATCACTAACCCATCCAACAAAGGCAAAGAAACCGAGCGGACGCTGGAATACTACGAGCCGCTGCTGGAAGATGCGGCAGCCGCCGGAACAGGGTGGTGCCGGGTTTCGGGCCGCAACGAAGTGCTGCTGCCAGCCGGGCGCGAGAATCAGATATTGGCCGGCTCCGGTACTTTCCTGAACTTCAACCACGGCCTGGAGCAAGGCTTGCGCGTGGGGCGGAGCACCCTGCTACACCTGTATTTCGCGCCGCTGGGCTGCATTGAGGTAGGCGGCAATCCAGCTCTGGTACACAGCAGCCAGCCGGACGTGACGGCGCTGCTGGCGGCCAAAAACCTCAAAGAGAACCTGCGGCCCACCAACGCGGAGCTGAAGCCGGGGCTAGCAAAATCAACCCGCAGCAATGCCGCCAACACGCTCTTCAGGTTCGTTGACGACATTTTGCTAGAAGTAGAAAAGGCTAGTCTTCAACTTCCAGCTGGCCCGGCTCCGGCCCTCACGCTGTACAACTTCACCAACTTCGGCGCCAAGCCCGACGTGACCTTGCACCATCTGTCGGCCTGGGTTTTCGACTTCTACCGACAGGTGATGAGCGTGTTCAAAGAGCCCTGGACGTGGTTTGTGCGGGCGCACTACCGCCACAGCAAGTTCCGGAGTGCCCGCGCCCGGCCAGACAGCACCGCATTGCTGGTGCCCGGCAAGCCCAACGAAGCACCTGCGGTGGTGGAGCCGGCCGTGTACCAGGCGTGGCCCAACAGCGTGTACCTGCGGCTGATTCAGGGCCAGAGCCTACTACCACTAATGCGGGCCTGGGCGCGCCACCAGCCGTTTCCTTTTGAATTAACCGCCTTTTACTGTCAATACCTGCTGGCTATGGACCGCAAAACCCTCGACTTAATTGCGCACGTGGCTCGCTACGTGGCCACTGAAACCGACGATTCTGCCATCAAGCGCACTCTTACGCGCCTGAGCACAGCCCGCACCGGCAGCGAAGTGCGCCTGCTGCTAGTGGGCCTGCAACGCCGCAACTACGAAACCAACCAGCAAACCACCGAGCCGCTGCTCCGCCTAGAAGACTACGTGCGCTATCTGTTCCCGGACGGCACGAGCTGGCGAGAAATCCGGGACCTACTGCTGATTTCGCTCTACGAGCAACTGCACCTGAGCAACCGCCACGTGGAGCTGGAAGAAGGGCTAGAAGAAGTGGGCGCCGGCTCCGACGAACACGAACAGGATACCGACCAAGAATAA
- a CDS encoding CRISPR-associated endoribonuclease Cas6: MRLQLYLTASQAVPFDHLATLKGAFHRWLGHNDELHDGLSLYSLSWLRGSRGSRGGLWFRDGAHWSISAHDPQLIHALVGGVIREPNLGLGLTVRDARLVNAPAFQDGEQWFRVLSPVFVKWETEPGQPADHLTYLDPRADELLTATLCHKLRQAGLDDAGASVRFDRNHAGAKTKLFRYKQVQCRASQCPVIITGTAEQIRFAWCVGVGNSTGLGCGALE, translated from the coding sequence ATGCGTTTGCAGCTGTACCTAACAGCCAGTCAAGCTGTTCCATTTGACCATCTCGCTACGCTGAAAGGCGCTTTCCACCGTTGGCTGGGTCACAACGATGAGCTGCATGACGGCCTCTCCCTCTACTCCCTCTCTTGGCTGCGCGGCAGCCGGGGCAGCCGCGGCGGCCTCTGGTTCCGCGACGGCGCCCATTGGAGCATCTCCGCCCACGACCCCCAGCTGATTCACGCCTTGGTTGGGGGCGTTATCCGGGAGCCCAATCTGGGTCTGGGCCTAACCGTACGCGACGCCCGACTGGTTAATGCTCCAGCATTTCAGGACGGTGAGCAGTGGTTTCGCGTGCTCAGCCCCGTTTTTGTTAAGTGGGAAACGGAGCCCGGCCAGCCCGCCGACCACCTCACCTACCTCGACCCGCGCGCCGACGAGCTGCTCACCGCCACCCTGTGCCACAAACTCCGCCAGGCCGGCCTCGACGACGCCGGTGCGTCCGTCCGCTTCGACCGGAATCATGCCGGTGCCAAGACTAAGCTCTTCCGCTATAAGCAGGTGCAGTGCCGTGCCAGCCAGTGCCCGGTTATCATCACCGGCACGGCCGAGCAGATTCGGTTTGCCTGGTGCGTAGGCGTAGGCAATAGTACCGGGCTGGGGTGCGGAGCGCTGGAGTAG
- a CDS encoding phosphatase PAP2 family protein — protein sequence MLEFSSARLVVGPLALSAVCCLPVAAQQVPAAPAADTLHKYEQPADQPAPPRPWYRGKLVKATIVPAALIGYGVSTIYDRGFYSSYDARRDIQKQFPNFRTRVDDFLIIAPYLELGAAALAGVESRDDRINTLLVIGKSELIFGVLTTVLKKTTGVLRPDGTTRNAFPSGHTAQAFLAASIVHTEFRHKSQWYGVGAYTIATSVAALRMLNNRHWQSDVFAGAGIGILSAHLGYLSHRYRWGRKPRLLGLQASPMVWPGGTAGLTVVWRPQ from the coding sequence ATGCTGGAATTCTCTTCTGCCCGCCTGGTGGTAGGGCCGCTGGCCCTCAGCGCCGTTTGCTGCCTGCCCGTGGCGGCCCAGCAGGTGCCCGCCGCCCCCGCCGCCGATACTCTGCACAAGTACGAACAGCCCGCCGACCAGCCCGCCCCACCGCGGCCCTGGTACCGGGGCAAGCTGGTCAAGGCCACCATCGTGCCGGCTGCCCTCATCGGCTACGGCGTGTCCACCATCTACGACCGGGGCTTTTATAGCAGCTACGACGCCCGCCGCGACATCCAAAAGCAGTTTCCCAACTTCCGCACCCGCGTCGACGACTTTCTCATCATCGCCCCTTACCTGGAGCTGGGCGCCGCGGCCCTGGCCGGCGTGGAGTCGCGCGACGACCGAATCAACACCCTGCTGGTGATTGGCAAGTCGGAGCTGATTTTCGGGGTGCTGACCACCGTGCTTAAGAAAACCACGGGGGTGCTCCGCCCCGACGGCACCACCCGCAACGCGTTTCCGTCGGGCCACACGGCGCAGGCGTTTCTGGCGGCCAGCATCGTGCACACCGAGTTTCGGCACAAAAGCCAGTGGTACGGCGTGGGCGCCTACACCATCGCCACCAGCGTGGCCGCCCTGCGCATGCTCAACAACCGCCACTGGCAGTCCGACGTGTTTGCCGGCGCCGGCATCGGCATCTTGTCGGCGCACCTGGGCTACCTCTCCCACCGCTACCGCTGGGGCCGCAAGCCGCGGCTGCTGGGCCTGCAGGCCTCGCCCATGGTGTGGCCCGGCGGCACGGCCGGCCTCACTGTGGTGTGGCGGCCGCAGTAA